In the Clostridia bacterium genome, one interval contains:
- a CDS encoding alpha/beta-type small acid-soluble spore protein — protein MARNNNSTTNFDQMKYEIAREVGVNLKQGYNGDLAARDAGKIGGNIVKKVFESYTGNAYPTEPRGTTGR, from the coding sequence ATGGCAAGGAATAATAACAGCACAACTAATTTCGATCAGATGAAATACGAAATAGCAAGAGAAGTTGGCGTTAACTTAAAGCAGGGTTATAATGGTGACCTCGCAGCAAGAGATGCTGGTAAAATAGGTGGAAATATAGTTAAAAAAGTATTCGAATCATATACCGGAAACGCATACCCTACTGAACCTAGGGGAACAACCGGTAGATAA
- a CDS encoding ArsB/NhaD family transporter, whose amino-acid sequence MPLSSDMIIASIIFVLTYILIVSEKIDRVIAALGGGVIMIVFGLFSGKNPYTQELAFEAVDYNTLGLLISMMVIVMITKRTGVFEFLSIKTVKIAKGEPWKILVYLSVITALMSAFLDNVTTILLILPITLDVCRELKLKPVPFIISQIFASNIGGTATLIGDPPNIMIGADTNLSFMDFIYNVAPVIVIILPITVLAFVILYKKHFSTSDDLKKKVMLLDESKAIKNKTLLIKSLSVLTLTITGFMLHGALHIESSTIAITGAVLLMLISKVSIEHILQEVEWKTIFFFTGLFMLVGGLEHAGVLKLIAETIVGATGDNVVLLGISILWVSAILSAFVDNIPFTATMIPLIKSVGTLTGMNIVPLWWALSLGACLGGNGTIIGASANVVASGMAEENGHKITFGQYFKVCFPIMLITIIISMVYLLIFQLH is encoded by the coding sequence ATGCCGTTATCATCAGATATGATTATTGCATCAATTATCTTTGTTCTTACATATATACTCATTGTATCTGAAAAAATAGACAGAGTGATAGCTGCTTTGGGCGGCGGAGTCATAATGATAGTTTTCGGGCTGTTTTCAGGAAAAAACCCATATACTCAGGAACTCGCCTTTGAGGCAGTAGATTATAACACTCTTGGCTTGTTAATCAGTATGATGGTAATTGTAATGATTACCAAAAGGACAGGTGTTTTTGAATTTCTCTCAATAAAAACTGTAAAAATAGCAAAAGGTGAGCCTTGGAAAATTCTTGTGTATTTATCGGTAATTACCGCTCTCATGTCCGCTTTTCTCGATAATGTCACTACTATACTCCTGATTCTCCCTATAACATTGGATGTGTGCAGGGAATTAAAACTCAAACCCGTACCATTTATCATAAGTCAGATATTTGCATCAAATATCGGAGGAACTGCAACACTTATAGGTGATCCTCCAAACATCATGATTGGTGCTGATACAAACCTCAGCTTTATGGATTTTATTTACAACGTAGCTCCTGTTATTGTTATTATTTTACCTATTACTGTATTAGCTTTTGTTATCTTGTATAAAAAACATTTTAGTACCAGTGATGACCTCAAAAAGAAGGTTATGCTGCTAGATGAAAGTAAAGCAATAAAAAATAAAACGCTTCTCATTAAGTCGCTGTCAGTACTGACCTTGACTATCACGGGTTTCATGCTTCACGGAGCATTGCATATAGAATCATCTACCATAGCAATAACAGGTGCCGTTTTACTTATGCTCATTTCAAAGGTTTCCATTGAGCATATACTTCAGGAAGTTGAGTGGAAGACGATTTTCTTCTTTACAGGGCTTTTCATGCTGGTAGGAGGACTGGAACATGCAGGTGTACTGAAGCTTATTGCAGAAACAATTGTTGGTGCTACAGGTGACAACGTAGTCCTTCTGGGTATTTCAATACTCTGGGTATCCGCAATATTATCTGCGTTTGTTGATAATATACCTTTTACGGCAACTATGATTCCACTAATCAAAAGTGTAGGGACATTAACCGGTATGAATATCGTCCCTCTCTGGTGGGCATTATCGCTCGGTGCATGTCTTGGTGGAAACGGTACTATTATCGGAGCCAGTGCCAATGTG
- a CDS encoding uracil permease, producing MQRRVIQVEEKVPLLQGLPLSFQHLFAMFGASVLVPFLFNSWAGKQVIDPALVLLMNGIGTLIYLFLCKGKAPAFLGSSFAFLAPVSAVLASSPDKDLNFSKALGGFILAGLIFSITALIIGAVGTKWLDVVLPPATMGPIV from the coding sequence ATGCAAAGAAGAGTAATCCAAGTAGAAGAAAAAGTACCACTGCTCCAAGGGCTACCACTTAGTTTTCAGCATCTGTTCGCCATGTTTGGTGCATCTGTATTAGTACCGTTTCTATTCAACAGTTGGGCTGGAAAACAGGTAATTGATCCAGCGTTAGTTTTACTTATGAACGGTATAGGAACATTGATCTATTTATTCCTATGTAAAGGCAAAGCACCTGCATTCTTAGGTTCAAGTTTTGCTTTTTTAGCCCCAGTCAGTGCGGTTCTAGCAAGTTCCCCGGATAAGGATCTGAATTTTTCAAAAGCTTTAGGTGGCTTTATCTTAGCTGGTTTGATATTTTCTATAACAGCTCTTATAATTGGAGCAGTAGGAACAAAGTGGCTTGATGTAGTATTACCTCCTGCAACAATGGGTCCTATAGTTG
- a CDS encoding spore coat protein: MRSITDKDLASVLLSQHKLAASSLTNLVLESTNQFLRNDTTNILTRTFQHQKQIYDLMTQKGWYKVQNANQEDISRAQQEVSGIQSSMNM, translated from the coding sequence ATGAGAAGTATTACAGATAAGGATTTAGCTAGTGTTTTGTTAAGTCAGCATAAATTGGCAGCTTCATCATTGACAAATCTCGTGCTGGAAAGTACAAACCAGTTTTTGAGAAATGACACAACAAACATACTGACAAGAACTTTCCAGCATCAGAAACAAATCTATGATCTGATGACACAAAAGGGCTGGTATAAGGTTCAGAATGCAAATCAGGAGGATATTAGCAGGGCACAGCAGGAAGTAAGCGGTATTCAATCATCCATGAATATGTAA